One genomic region from Candidatus Obscuribacterales bacterium encodes:
- a CDS encoding YajQ family cyclic di-GMP-binding protein yields MASNLSFDIVSDFDHQEMVNAVDQAMREIRTRYDLKDTKTEMDLGEDLLTITTDSDFTLQSIHMVLQTKAVKRGLSLKIFDYGSVESSSGNRVRQEIKLQRGIDKELGKKLSKIIRDEFKKVQAALQGDLVRVSAKSKDDLQLVMQRLRQEDLPVELQFVNYR; encoded by the coding sequence ATGGCTTCCAATCTATCCTTTGACATTGTCAGCGACTTTGACCACCAGGAAATGGTCAATGCAGTAGACCAAGCCATGCGAGAAATTCGCACCCGGTATGACCTCAAGGATACGAAGACCGAGATGGATCTAGGAGAGGATCTGCTTACGATTACCACCGACAGCGACTTCACCCTGCAGTCGATTCACATGGTGCTGCAAACCAAGGCCGTGAAGCGGGGGCTATCGCTGAAAATTTTTGACTACGGCTCGGTTGAATCCTCAAGCGGTAATCGCGTGCGGCAAGAGATCAAGCTGCAGCGAGGCATTGATAAAGAACTGGGCAAAAAACTGTCGAAGATCATTCGCGACGAGTTCAAAAAAGTGCAGGCCGCCCTGCAAGGCGACTTAGTCCGGGTCTCGGCCAAATCAAAAGATGACCTGCAACTGGTCATGCAGCGGCTCCGCCAGGAAGATTTGCCGGTTGAACTCCAGTTTGTGAATTATCGGTAG
- the sfsA gene encoding DNA/RNA nuclease SfsA has product MVIDWFYPYPPLLSGRLINRYKRFFADVELDSGEVVTAHCPNTGPMTGVYVPGNRVQVSKSDNPKRKLAYTWELIEVEDTVPTWVGVNTGLPNRVVRSLLEQRGLAELGDYTEIRPEVPYGIDGKSRIDFVLQPTEGDRPLYIEVKNTTWVQGSLALFPDTVTTRGQKHLRELIHIAETARPVMLYFINRGDCDRFSPGDVADPTYGQLLRAAIAAGVEILPCRFDVTPAGIRYLGLATLEL; this is encoded by the coding sequence ATGGTTATCGATTGGTTTTATCCTTACCCGCCGCTGTTGTCTGGGCGGTTAATCAACCGTTACAAACGTTTCTTTGCTGACGTCGAGCTGGATAGTGGCGAGGTGGTGACGGCCCATTGCCCCAATACGGGCCCGATGACCGGGGTCTATGTGCCGGGTAACCGGGTGCAGGTGTCGAAAAGCGATAATCCTAAGCGCAAGCTGGCCTACACCTGGGAGTTGATTGAGGTGGAGGATACGGTGCCCACCTGGGTGGGGGTGAATACGGGGCTGCCAAATCGGGTGGTGCGATCGCTGTTGGAACAGCGCGGATTGGCTGAACTAGGCGACTACACAGAGATTCGCCCCGAGGTGCCCTACGGTATAGATGGCAAAAGCCGCATCGATTTTGTTCTGCAGCCGACGGAGGGCGATCGCCCCCTCTATATTGAGGTGAAAAATACCACCTGGGTGCAGGGGAGCCTAGCCCTGTTTCCCGATACGGTGACCACGCGCGGGCAGAAACATTTGCGGGAACTCATCCATATCGCCGAGACGGCTCGCCCCGTCATGCTCTATTTCATCAACCGGGGCGACTGCGATCGCTTTTCCCCCGGTGATGTGGCCGATCCCACCTACGGTCAGCTTCTACGGGCGGCGATCGCTGCCGGGGTGGAGATTTTGCCCTGCCGCTTTGATGTGACGCCAGCCGGGATCAGGTATCTGGGTCTAGCGACCCTGGAACTTTAG
- a CDS encoding response regulator transcription factor has translation MGAVCIQIVEGNPHLRSLLGWHLQQTGYWVYQSADLHQARETFQTRQPNLVVLDSELPGGDGLDFCRWLQSQQQAFVLMLSARTTESDIVTGLRAGADDYLTKPFGMQEFLARVDALSRRSRMVSAPDSLNYGELKIDLIHRRVRLNEESIELTPQEFSLLYVLAQAGGLPLSRTELLRRAWPDAIDNHRTVDTHVLSLRKKIEVDPRQPNLIQTVRNVGYRFNVDVLSHDRPTSINAASHNHGTTHSTSDRPLFNHRPIANEHPFPRLAER, from the coding sequence GTGGGCGCTGTTTGCATCCAGATTGTTGAAGGAAACCCTCATTTGCGATCGCTACTCGGTTGGCATTTGCAACAAACAGGGTATTGGGTTTACCAGTCGGCGGATCTCCATCAAGCCCGCGAGACATTTCAGACCAGGCAACCCAATCTCGTGGTGCTTGACTCTGAATTGCCTGGCGGTGACGGACTCGACTTTTGCCGATGGCTACAGAGCCAGCAGCAGGCATTTGTCTTGATGTTATCAGCCCGCACGACTGAATCAGATATTGTGACGGGGTTACGGGCAGGGGCAGATGACTATCTGACCAAGCCATTTGGAATGCAGGAATTTTTGGCCCGGGTAGACGCCTTGTCGCGCCGTAGCCGTATGGTCTCTGCTCCTGACTCCCTCAACTACGGAGAGCTAAAAATTGATTTAATTCATCGCCGCGTGCGCTTGAATGAAGAATCGATTGAGCTAACCCCTCAAGAGTTTAGTTTACTCTATGTTCTAGCCCAAGCTGGGGGCCTACCCCTGAGCCGGACAGAACTGCTGCGGCGGGCCTGGCCCGATGCCATCGATAACCATCGCACGGTGGATACCCATGTCCTTTCCCTGCGCAAGAAAATTGAGGTTGATCCCCGTCAGCCCAATTTAATTCAAACCGTACGGAATGTAGGCTACCGGTTTAACGTGGACGTGCTATCCCACGATCGCCCAACATCGATTAACGCCGCTAGCCATAACCACGGCACCACTCATAGTACGAGCGATCGTCCCTTATTTAACCATCGTCCGATCGCCAATGAGCATCCTTTTCCACGACTAGCAGAACGCTAA
- a CDS encoding HAMP domain-containing sensor histidine kinase — protein MGFTSWVFLMVGIGVGLITRPQLSRLLERPQSGQPEQVEIHRSDVEASRPDVVIHQAVQEALLAYYLSAEMSQFRAGFLARTSHELRSPLSSIISLHQLILTDLCEDHDEERDCINQAYGATQKLLALLDSLILVSKTEYGSAQQSLQSVQLATVLDEAYALTNLLAKNRNLRLSVDAVDPEIWVQADPRRLQQVLVMLIDMPIMLMEEGTIHVSIHPQPDKQQVEIWIDDYRPSSAWREPLDFMNASPPPERLMHQILQGIRNQTPLPLSPSRFQPGSPRLPVSVGMALMMCQILLDRMNGRLELLETPSANSAQTSNLESAGRSRLACYLPMDMDIS, from the coding sequence ATGGGCTTCACTTCTTGGGTATTTCTGATGGTTGGCATTGGTGTCGGGCTGATCACACGCCCCCAGCTTTCGCGTTTGCTCGAACGTCCCCAATCTGGCCAGCCTGAGCAAGTGGAGATACATCGCTCGGATGTAGAGGCTAGTCGTCCTGATGTGGTCATCCATCAAGCGGTGCAGGAAGCGCTGCTGGCCTACTACCTCTCAGCGGAGATGAGCCAGTTCCGAGCTGGCTTTTTGGCGCGTACGTCCCATGAACTGCGATCGCCCCTCAGTTCGATTATCAGTCTGCATCAACTGATTCTGACGGATCTATGTGAAGATCACGACGAGGAACGCGACTGTATCAATCAAGCCTATGGGGCTACTCAAAAGCTCTTGGCGTTGCTGGATAGTCTAATTTTGGTCTCGAAGACAGAGTATGGCAGTGCCCAACAGTCGTTGCAAAGTGTGCAGCTTGCAACCGTGCTGGATGAAGCCTACGCCTTAACTAACCTACTGGCCAAGAACCGAAACCTTCGTCTCTCGGTGGATGCTGTAGATCCAGAGATCTGGGTACAGGCAGATCCTCGGCGACTACAGCAGGTCTTGGTGATGCTGATCGACATGCCGATTATGCTGATGGAGGAGGGAACGATTCATGTCTCCATTCATCCCCAACCAGACAAGCAGCAGGTTGAAATCTGGATTGATGACTATCGTCCGTCCAGCGCTTGGCGAGAACCCTTGGATTTTATGAATGCTAGCCCTCCGCCAGAACGCTTAATGCATCAGATTTTGCAGGGTATTCGCAACCAAACGCCCCTGCCCCTAAGCCCATCACGATTCCAGCCTGGCAGTCCGCGTCTACCGGTGTCGGTGGGCATGGCGCTGATGATGTGTCAAATTTTGTTAGACAGGATGAATGGACGGCTGGAGTTACTCGAAACACCGTCGGCTAATTCTGCCCAAACGTCTAACCTTGAGTCTGCCGGGCGATCGCGATTGGCCTGCTACCTTCCCATGGACATGGATATCTCCTAG